TGAAGCGTTTGATTAAAGCTACGGCCACCGTCGGTGGCATGACCATGATTTCCCGTGTGCTCGGTTTTGTACGAGACATGGTGATTGCACGCTATTTCGGGGCGTCCACCGGTGCGGATGCGTTTTTCGTTGCGTTTAAAATCCCCAATTTTTTCCGCCGTCTGTTTGCCGAAGGCGCCTTTTCACAGGCATTTGTGCCGGTGTTGGCCGGAGTGAAGGAGCGGGAAGGAAAGGCGGCGGTCAAAGCGTTGGTGGATGCGATTCTGTTCCGGCTGGGCGGCATATTGCTGCTGCTGACGGCGTTCGGTGTGTTTGGCTCCGGCTTGTGGATGATGGTCTTCGCGCCGGGCTTTATCGACGATCCGGTCAAGTTTCAACTGGCCTCGGACATGCTGTCCATCACCTTTCCGTATCTGCTGCTGATTTCTCTGGTGGCGTTTTCATCCGCCATTATGAATACCTATAACCAGTTCGCGGTGCCGGCGTTTACGCCGGTGTTTTTGAACCTGACGCTGATTTCGTTCGCCATTTGGGTGTCGCCGATGCTGGAAGTGCCGGTCATGGCGTTGGCCTGGGGGGTCTTGGTCGCCGGCGTATTGCAGTTGCTGTTTCATGTCCCTTTTTTGAAGCGTTTGGGGCTGTTACCGGTGCCGTCGGCGCAGAAAAATGACGGCGTCGGCGAGGTCAAGCGCTTGATGATTCCGGCGTTGTTCGGGGTGTCGGTCGCGCAAATCAATCTGCTGGTGGATACGGTTTTGGCGTCGTTTTTGGTGACGGGCTCGGTGTCCTGGTTGTATTATTCGGATCGCTTGATGGAATTTCCGTTGGGTGTTTTCGGTGTCGCCTTGGCGACGGTCGTATTGCCGGGCTTGTCGAAAAAGGCCGCCAATGAAAACTGGAACGGTTACCGTCAGGACATCGATACGGCGTTGCGCTTGGTGTTGGTCATCGGGTTGCCGGCGACATTGGGCTTGCTGCTGCTGGCGCAACCGCTGATTATTAGTCTGTTTCACTATGGTGCCTTCACCGAACGGGATGTCACCATGTCGGGCTTGAGTCTGATGGCGTATTCCTTCGGGCTGCTGGGCTTTATCTTGGTGAAGATATTGGCACCGGCGTTTTATGCGCGTAAGGAAATGAAAACACCGGTCAAAGTCGCCGTGGTGGCGCTGGTGACGAATGTGGTTTTGAATTTGGCATTGATCGGGCCTTTTGCGCATGTGGGCTTGGCAGCGGCGACCAGTGCCTCGGCGTTTGTGAATGCCGGTTTGCTGTACATTTTGCTACGTAAGCAGGATAAGTTCACGCCGTTATCCGGCTGGGGTAAGCTGTGGATGCAGGTCTTGCTGGGCAATGTGGTGCTGGTGGCGTTTTTACTGTGGATGTCGCCCGCACCGACGGAGTGGTTGGCGTTCGATGCCTGGCACCGTCTTGCCTGGTTGAGTGGTTTGGTGCTGGGTGCCATCGCTTTGTACTGTGTGGCGCTGTTGCTGCTTGGCGTGCGTCCGGCGGGTTGGTTGCAGTCGAAACCTTGAAAACGCCCAGGCCTGGCGGTTTTGATGATACGCGCTTTAAGCGATGATTTTTTCGAAAAGCCAAACGATTTTGCGCGGTCTCAAATCCCGGAATACGTTATAATCTATCGCTTATTTCAAGCAATGAAATCAAACAGATGCACTTGATACGGGGTTTACACAATTTGGATTCGGTTCGAGACGCGTTCCGTCAGGGCTGTGTGTTGACCATCGGCAATTTCGACGGCGTGCATCTCGGGCATCGAGCCATTTTGCAGCAGGTTCAGGACCTGGCGGCCGACAATGGTTTGCCGTCGGTGGTGATGGTGTTCGAACCGTTACCGATCGAATATTTTGCGCCGCAATCCGCGCCGGTGCGTCTGATGAATTTACGTGAAAAACTGGCGGCGTTTCAGGACACCGAGGTGGATTATGTTTTGGTGTGCCGTTTTGATGAAGCCTTTGCCAACTGGACGGCCGACGATTTTGTTCAGAACCTGTTGAAAGAGCGCTTGAATGTGCGCCATCTGGTGATAGGTGACGATTTTCGTTTTGGATGTCAGCGCCGCGGCAATTTCGAATTTTTGATGGCGCGCGGTGCGGAACTGGGCTTTGACGTTACCGATGTGGCGACATTTGAAGTGGACGGAGAGCGTGTGAGCAGCACCCGGGTGCGTCAGGCGTTGGCAGATCATGATTTACCGTTGGCCGGGCGGCTGTTGGGCGACGATTTCCGCTTTCAGGGCCGGGTGATTCATGGTCAAAAACTGGGCCGTAAAATCGGATTTCGAACCTTGAACCTGAACCCGAAACGCATCCAGATGCCGTTGGAAGGGGTCTATGCGGTCAAGGTCAGTGGGTTGGACGAAGTGGATTGGCCGGGGGTAGCCAATATCGGTGTCAGGCCCACCGTCAACGGACAACGCCCTTCCATTGAGGTGCACTTGTTCGATTGGCAGAAAGACGTTTACGGCGCGCACATCGGCGTTAAAATAGAGCGTTTCATTCGCTCTGAAATGAAATTTGATTCGCTTGAAGCCCTGACGGATCAGATTCGACAGGATGTGCAGGTGGCGCGGCGAATGCACGGCCTGGAAGGCGGCACGGCGGATTGATACCGCCGCCATGATGGAATTTTTAAAAATCTAAACTGAAGTTATCGACATGACAAAAGATTACAAACCGACATTAAACTTACCCGAAACCGATTTCCCGATGCGCGGCAACTTGCCGAATCGGGAACCGAAGCAGGTCGAGCGTTGGATGCAGGCGAACCTGTATCGTAAAGTGCGTGAAGCCATGGCGGGGCGTCCGAAGTTTATTTTGCATGACGGGCCTCCGTATGCGAACGGTAACATTCACATCGGCCATACGGTCAATAAGGTGCTGAAGGATATGATTGTCAAATCCAAAGGGTTCTGTGGGTTTGACGCACCTTATGTGCCGGGCTGGGATTGCCACGGTTTGCCGATTGAATTGAATGTCGAGAAGAAAAAAGGCAAAGTCGGCCAGAAAATCGGTGCCACCGAATTCCGCCAGGCCTGCCGCGATTACGCTCAAAAACAAGTGGATGCGCAAATGGAGGGTTTCAAACGTCTGGGAGTCGTGGCGGATTGGGAACACCCGTATTTGACCAAGGATTATCGTTTTGAAGCCAATGAGATTCGCGCTCTGGCGAAAATCGTCGAAAACGGCCATTTGATAAAAGGCACCAAGCCGGTTTACTGGAGTGTCGGCGGTCATTCCGCTTTGGCGGAAGCCGAGGTGGAGTATGAAGACAAGCGTTCTCATGCCATCGATGTGCGTTTCAAAGTCTTGGATGAAGCCGCGTTTTTCGAACGTTGTCATCATGTGGAAGCGCAGTTGGGCGAAGGGCCTTTGTCGGTGGTGATTTGGACCACGACGCCTTGGACCTTGCCGGCCAACCAGGCGGTCTCAATCAACCCGGAGTTGGAATACGCCGTGGTGCAGGTTGACGGCGAGAACGGGCCGGAGCGTCTGTTCCTGGCCGAGGCGCTTTTAAAAGACAGCATGGACAAATGGGGCTTCGAAAACTATCGCGTCATCGCTTATGGCCGTGGCGACCAGTTTGAATTGATCCGTCTGCAACATCCATTTTACGATCGTATTGTCCCGCTGATTCTGGGTGATCATGTCACCACCGATGCCGGGACCGGCTGTGTTCACACGGCGCCGGGGCACGGCCAGGAAGACTACGCAGTCGGTTTGAAATACGATTTGGAAGTGGATTGTCCGGTGGACGGTCGCGGTAATTATGTGGCGGGCACGCCGTTGTTCGAAGGCGAGAACGTCCTTAAAGCCGACGACCATGTGATCGAGGTGTTGCAAGAACATCAGGCCTTGGTCCATCACGAAGCGATTGTGCACAGTTATCCGCACTGCTGGCGAACCAAAACGCCGTTGATTTTCCGTGCCACCCCGCAATGGTTCATCAGCATGACGGAAGGTAATCTACGCCAACAAGCCATGGACGCCATCCAAAAAGTGGAATGGGTGCCGGATTGGGGGAAAGCTCGTATCGAAGGCATGGTTGATGGCCGTCCGGACTGGTGTATTTCCCGTCAGCGTTTCTGGGGCGTGCCGATTCCGATTTTCATTCATAAAGCCACCGGCACCATGCATCCGAATACCGTCGAGATGATGGAAAAAGTGGCTCAGATGGTGGAAGAAAAATCCATCGACGCTTGGTATGATCTGGAACCGGAAGAGTTGCTGGGCGCGGAAGCGGACGATTATGAAAAAGTCACCGACATTCTGGACGTCTGGTTCGATTCGGGGATTTCACATTTCGCTGTGCTGGAGCAGCGTGATGAGTTGACGACACCGGCGGATTTGTATCTGGAAGGGTCCGACCAACATCGTGGCTGGTTCCAATCTTCATTGTTGACGTCCTTGGCAATCCGCGGCGAAGCGCCGTATAAGCAGGTGCTGACGCACGGCTTTACCGTCGATAAAGACGGCAAGAAAATGTCGAAGTCCAAAGGCAATGTGGTCGCGCCGCAGGACATCGCCAATAAGTTCGGGGCCGATATTTTGCGTTTGTGGATTGCCGCCGCCGATTACCGTTATGAAATGACGGTGTCCGACGAAATCATTCAGCGTACGGCGGATGCTTATCGTCGTATCCGCAATACCTCGCGGTTCCTGCTGGCGAATATCAACGGTTTCGATCCGAAAACCGATGCCGTGCCGTATGACGAGATGTTACCGCTGGATCAGTGGGCCGTCGGTCAGGCCGCACAAATTCAACAGGAAGTGGAAGCGGCCTATGAGTCCTATCATTTCCATACCATTTATCAAGCGGTGACGCACTTCTGTTCGGTCGAACTGGGCGCGTTTTATCTGGATGTCATCAAAGACCGTCAGTACACCTGTAAAGCGGACAGTTTGCCGCGACGTTCCGCGCAAACGGCCTTGTATCACATCGTGGAAGCCTTGACGCGTTGGATTGCACCGATTTTGAGTTTCACCGCCGAGGAAATTTGGCAGTCGTTACCGGGTGACCGTTCCGACACCATCTTTACCGAACAGTGGTACAACGGCTTGACGGCATTGGACGAAACGCAACCGATGAATTCGGCCTATTGGGCGCGGATGATGGAGGTGCGTTCAGCGGTCGCCAAGCAATTGGAACAGTTGCGAAATGACGGTGTGGTGAAAGGCTCTTTGACCGCCGAAGTGACGCTGTATGCCGACGGCGATCTGTTCGAGCAGATTCAAGCCTTGCAGGACGAATTGCGTTTTGTGTTGATTACCTCTTACGCCACTGTGAAACCGGTATCCGAAAAAACCGATACCGCGGTCACTACCGATGTGGATGGTTTGTGGGTGGATGTTGGGGCGGCCGATAAACCGAAATGCGGTCGCTGCTGGCATCATCGAGAAGATGTCGGGTCGCACAGTGAAGACGAGGATTTGTGTCAACGTTGTATTGATAATGTCTATGGCGAAGGAGAGCAACGTCAGTTTGCTTAAAATCGGCCAGGCCTGGTCGGTTTCACCATTCGACGTATCGTTATGACGCATTCCACCTCTCTTTCCCAAACGGCGCTGAAAACGCTGTGGCTCGCTGTTGTGCTGCTGGTGTTGGATCAGTTGACCAAGTATTGGGCCAACACCGGTTTGATACTGGGCGAGCCGGTGGCGATTCTGCCGCATTTGAACTTCACGCTGGTCTATAACTATGGCGCGGCCTTCAGTTTCCTGGCGGATATGGGCGGCTGGCAACGCTGGCTGTTCACCGGATTGGCGCTGGGGGTCAGCGGCGCTCTGCTTTTCTGGTTATCCAAGCTGCCGAAGGTGTGGAGTGCGGAAACCGTTGGCATCAATCTGATTCTGAGCGGTGCCATCGGTAACGTCATTGACCGGATTCTGTTCGGTCGGGTGACCGACTTCGTCGACTTCTATATTGGTTCCTGGCATTACGCCACCTTTAATGTGGCCGATATGGCGATTAATATCGGGGCGGGATTATTGATTCTGTCCGAATTCTGGTTAAAGCCGAGACGTGAAAAGCGCGCCGTGCAACGCGACGAATCTTAAGCCTTTCCTCTTTCAATTCTTTTCCAAGCCTTTTGGTGATGTCAGTCTGACGTCTTCGGTGACGATTGGGTTTGCTGCGCCTGTTGCTTGGCTTTTTCGGATTTTTCCAGTTGATTGGCGAGTTTGGTGAGGCGGCTTTGTAGCTTCCAGAATAAGTAGGCCGGTTGTTCGCACACATCGGGTTTGGGTGTTTTGAGCATGTCCGCTGACCTGTCTAACGGTTTGAAATGTCGTTTAAAGACCATTATAGCCGATTGCGAATGATCACAATCGGCCTGTCAAAGGTGTTGATGACTGTATCGACTAACGAACGGTTTTCTGTAAGATTTTCAGCATGCGATAGGATGGATAGCCGTCGGCCGGCAAGCCATTTTGCAGTTGGAAAGCGCGCAGAGCGCTGCGGGTTTTGCTGCCGGCAATGCCGTCGATTTTACCGATGTCTTCACCGGCCAGGGCCAGGCGTTCTTGCAATTCTTTGATTTGGTCGCGGGTGAGCGACTTGTCGTCTTTCGGAGCGGTTTTGCTCAATGGCGGGCGCCCGACGATGCGATCCGCCAGATGACCGACGGCGAGGGCGTAACTGTCGGAACGGTTCCAGCGCTTGATGACGTCGAAGTTATCGAAGACCAAAAACGCCGGGCCGCGATAGTCGTACGGTAAGAGCAGGGCGGCTTTCATGTCGGCCTCCGGTAACGGGCGACCGTCCGCCAGTTTTAAACCGAGTTGGCGCCAGTCATCCAGGGAGCGTTTAGTCCGCCCGTCGGCTAAGGCCAGGTCGAAGTTTTCCGGAAGTGTCACTTCCCGTCCCCAGTTTTCTTCACGTTGCCATCCCAATTCATTCAGGAAGTTCCCCATTGAGAAGAACACGTCCGGCAGGCTGTTCCAAAGGTCGCGTTTGCCGGAGTTGTCGGCATCCACTGCATATCTTAGATAGTTGCTGGGCATGAATTGGCATTGTCCCATGGCGCCGGCCCAAGAGCCTTTCATTTGGGCCGGGTCAATATGGCCCTGGTCGATAATGCGTAAAGCAGCCATGAGTTCTTTCTGAAAAAATTCGGAGCGACGTGGGTCGTACGATAGTGTGGCCAGGGATTCGATAATCGGGGTGTTGCCGGTGTAACCGCCGAAATTGGTTTCCATGCCCCAGAAGGCAATCAGAAAACGCCCTGGAACACCGTATTCGCGCGTGACTTCCTGCAGTTGGGGTTTGTACTTTTCATACAGCTTTTGACCGGTTTCAATGCGCCAGTCGGTGACGGCACGGTTGAAGTATTGCCAGAAGGTGCGGGTGAATTCCGGTTGACGGCGATCCAATTCCAGAACGCGTTCATTCAAATGCACATTTTTGAATGCTTTGTTCAGGGTCTGCTGGGAAATGCCGTCCTGACGGGCCTGTTTTTTGAAGCCTTTTAGCCAGGCCTGGAAATCGGCTTCGGATTGTGGCGGAGGATCATAGGCCATGGCCGGCGACTGTGCCAGCAGGAAGGATATGCAAACCGTGAAAAAAAGTCGTGTGATGAATGTCATAAAAAATTATAAGCCGGTGTTCAAATGTGCATTTTTGTATATAAGTGCGTTCTAATAATGTCGCCACAGGGAGGCCATTTTACTAAAGTGGCTTGTCGTAATGCAGTAAAATAACGTTTTTGTCGATAGGTAATTTCAATGTGTCGTTTTTTTGCAACGTCTCCGCCGGGCTTGAACGAACTGCTTCGTGAAGAGTTGACCGGTTTCGGAGCGGAAAATATCAAAATCCAGCCAACGGGCGCGACCTTTGAAGGCCCTTTGGATGTCGGGTATCGAACCTGCCTTTGGTCACGCTTGGCGAATCGGGTCTATTATGTGTTGTTGGAAACCGAGGTGCCGAATCAGGAAGCCTTGAGCGGCCTGGTGGCGTCCATCGATTGGGTTCAGCATGTGGCGCAGGACGGGACTTTTGCGGTGTCCTTTACCGGGAAAGGGCTGGGCATCGAACACAGTCATTATGGTGCGTTGAAAATCAAAGACGGCATCGTCGATTATTTCCGTGAGCGCTACCAAACACGTCCGTCGGTGGATGCGACCACACCGGACATTCGCGTACACGGTCACGTCAATCGCAATCATTTGACGCTGAGCCTGGATTTGACCGGCTACAGCTTGCACCAACGCGGTTATCGCGAAGGCACGCAGGTGACGGCACCCTTGAAAGAAAATGTCGCGGCGGCGATTTTGATGCGGGCGAATTGGCCGGAAATCGCCAAACGCGGTGGTTCGCTGTATGACCCCATGTGCGGTTCCGGTACTTTTCTGATCGAAGCGGCGATGATGGCCTCCGATACGGCGCCAGGCCTGGCCAAATCCGGTGAAATGTTGCTGAACTATTGGCGTGGTCATGACGAAGTCCTGTGGGAAAATTTGCTCGAGGAAGCCGAACAACGCGAAACCGACGGTTTGCGTCAGTTGCCGATGATTTACGGTTCCGACATTTCGCATAAGTCCTTGGACATTGCCCGCGAAGCGATTCAAGCGGCCGGTTACGACGACGTGATTGAAATCAAGCAAATGAGCGTTGAGCAGGGACGAAAATGGGGCGATTGGCCGACCGGCTTGATTGTGACCAATCCGCCGTATGGGGAACGCCTGAGCGATGAAGAATCGGTCAAACAGATTTACATGCAACTGGGCGAATATCTGAAATTGGAATTCAAAGATTGGAAAGCGGCGGTGCTGACCTGTAATACCGAGTTGGGCATGTATTTGGGCATTAAAGCAAAACGTTCGCACGACTTTTACAACGGTGCCATGGCGTGTCGTTTGTTCCGTTTTGATTTGGATGAAAGCTTATTCCGCCAACCGGCCTTGCAGGTCAAGTCGGATTTGGTGTCTCAAGTCCGCCGCTTGCAACCGGAATTGGCAGAGTCCGATAACGCACGCATGGTGGCCAATCGCATCCACAAGAATATGAAAGGGCTGAAAAGCTGGGTGAAGCAGCAGGACATTCGAGCCTATCGTGTTTACGATGCCGACATCCCGGAATACGCCCTGGCGATTGATTTGTACGATACGCTGGAAAGCGGTTTGTGGGTGGTGGTGGCTGAATACGCGCCGCCGAAAACCGTTAACCCGACCAAGGCGAAGCGCCGCTTGTATGAAGCCTTGTCGGTGTTGCCGGAGGTGTTCGATGTGGCCGCGGAACGCATTGTGTTCAAAGTGCGCAGTCAGCAAAAAGGCCAGGACCAGTACGAAAAAATGGACGAGCAGAAAGCCTTTTTCACCGTGTTGGAAAACCAAACCAAAATCCGCGTCAACTTCACCGATTATCTGGACACCGGTTTGTTTCTGGACCACCGGGATGTGCGCCGGGAAGTGGCGAAGCTGGCCAGCGGCAAACGTCTGTTGAACTTGTTCTGTTACACCGCCAGCGCCACGGCGGAAGCCGTCAAAGCCGGTTGTAAAGGCAGTTTGAGTTTGGATATGTCGAAAACCTATTTGTATTGGGCCAAGCACAATTTCATGTGCAACGATATCGATGAACGTCAGCACCGTTTGCAGCAGGAAAACGTATTGGAATGGTTGGATAAGGAAACCGATGGTTCGTCTAAAACGCCGTCCGAGACCTTTGATGTGATTTTCCTGGATCCGCCGTCGTTTTCGACCTCCAAGCGCATGGAAGGCACCTTGGACATTCAGCGTGATCATGTGGATTTAATCCGCAAAACCTTGACGCTGTTGGCACCGGGCGGGCATTTGGTGTTCTCGAACAATCTGCGTAAGTTCAAACTGGATCAAGCGGCGTTTGCCGACGATTGGGCCATTGAAAACATTACCCAGCGTACCTTGCCGAAAGACTTCGCCCGTAATCCAAAAATCCACCAGGCCTGGGTGTTTTCGGCGAAATAAACGTTTTCTAACGTGGAAAGCTTGATTTGCATTAAGTCTGGTGAGCGTCGTCGGGCGTGCGAACCTTTTTTTGTTAGAATGCCGCGGTGCCGTCTTTGATGATGGCGGTTACCCGTAATGATAATGCCATAGGAATCCCGCATGGAACAGAGTATTCGATTCGACGAAGATTTGATTAAGCGTTATAACCAGTCCGGACCGAGGTACACCTCGTATCCGACGGCGGTGCAGTTTGACGAATCGTTCGGAATTCCCGAGTATCAGGCCGCGGCCGAGCGCAGTAATGCCTCGGATCGTAATCTGTCGCTGTATTTTCATATTCCGTTTTGCGATACGGTGTGTTTTTTCTGTGCCTGCAACAAGGTTTGGACACGGGACCGCAGCAAAACCACGCCTTACCTAGACCGCTTGTATCGTGAAATCGAAATGCAATCCAAGCTGTTCGACCCGAGCCGTAAAGTGGACCAGTTGCACTGGGGCGGCGGTACGCCGACTTTCATCAATATGGATGAAATGCGTGAGCTGATGACGGTGACGCGCCAGCACTTTAATCTTCATGATGACGATTCCGGCGAGTATTCGATTGAAATCGACCCGCGCGAAGCGAATAAAGAATCCGTCAAGTTGTTGCGTGACTTGGGCTTTAACCGTATGAGCCTCGGCGTGCAGGATTTCGACCCGAAAGTACAGAAGGCGGTGAACCGTATTCAGACCGAAGCCCAAACCTTTGAAGTGTTGGAAGGTGCGCGGGAGGCCGGGTTCATGTCGGTGAACGTGGACTTGATTTACGGTTTGCCGCATCAGACCGAAGCCGGCTTTATGGCGACCTTGGACAAGGTCTTGGCGGTGGAACCGGATCGTTTCTCGGTCTTCAATTATGCCCATATGCCGAGCATGTTCCCGACCCAGAAAAAAATGAATGAAGCCGATATGCCGTCGCCGGATGAAAAACTGGCGATTTTGCATGCCACCACCAACCGACTGCTGGAAGCCGGCTATGTTTACATTGGTATGGATCATTTTGCCAAGCCGGACGATGAGTTGGCGGTGGCGCAACGTAACGAAACCCTGTATCGGAATTTCCAGGGCTATTCCACGCATGCCGAATGCGATTTGGTTGGCATGGGCGCGACGTCGATTTCGTTGATTAATAACACCTATGCGCAGAACTACAAGTCGTTAAACGACTATTATGCGGCGATCGATGCGGGGCTCTTGGCGGTGTTCCGTGGCGTGACTTTGACCGAAGACGATGAATTGAGACGGGATGTGATTACCCGTTTGATCAGCCACTTCCATTTGAATTTTGCCAAGGTCGAGCAGCAGTGGGGCATTGTCTTTAACGAATATTTCGAACAAGCGCTGCCGAGGTTGGCACCAATGGTGGAAGATGGTTTGATCGAGTTGACGGAAACGGATTTATACGTCACCGCCGCCGGGCGCTTGCTGATTCGCAATATCTGTATGGTGTTTGACGCTTATTTGAAGCCGGGCACCCAAAATCGCTTTTC
The nucleotide sequence above comes from Hydrogenovibrio thermophilus. Encoded proteins:
- the murJ gene encoding murein biosynthesis integral membrane protein MurJ, which translates into the protein MKRLIKATATVGGMTMISRVLGFVRDMVIARYFGASTGADAFFVAFKIPNFFRRLFAEGAFSQAFVPVLAGVKEREGKAAVKALVDAILFRLGGILLLLTAFGVFGSGLWMMVFAPGFIDDPVKFQLASDMLSITFPYLLLISLVAFSSAIMNTYNQFAVPAFTPVFLNLTLISFAIWVSPMLEVPVMALAWGVLVAGVLQLLFHVPFLKRLGLLPVPSAQKNDGVGEVKRLMIPALFGVSVAQINLLVDTVLASFLVTGSVSWLYYSDRLMEFPLGVFGVALATVVLPGLSKKAANENWNGYRQDIDTALRLVLVIGLPATLGLLLLAQPLIISLFHYGAFTERDVTMSGLSLMAYSFGLLGFILVKILAPAFYARKEMKTPVKVAVVALVTNVVLNLALIGPFAHVGLAAATSASAFVNAGLLYILLRKQDKFTPLSGWGKLWMQVLLGNVVLVAFLLWMSPAPTEWLAFDAWHRLAWLSGLVLGAIALYCVALLLLGVRPAGWLQSKP
- the ribF gene encoding bifunctional riboflavin kinase/FAD synthetase; the encoded protein is MHLIRGLHNLDSVRDAFRQGCVLTIGNFDGVHLGHRAILQQVQDLAADNGLPSVVMVFEPLPIEYFAPQSAPVRLMNLREKLAAFQDTEVDYVLVCRFDEAFANWTADDFVQNLLKERLNVRHLVIGDDFRFGCQRRGNFEFLMARGAELGFDVTDVATFEVDGERVSSTRVRQALADHDLPLAGRLLGDDFRFQGRVIHGQKLGRKIGFRTLNLNPKRIQMPLEGVYAVKVSGLDEVDWPGVANIGVRPTVNGQRPSIEVHLFDWQKDVYGAHIGVKIERFIRSEMKFDSLEALTDQIRQDVQVARRMHGLEGGTAD
- the ileS gene encoding isoleucine--tRNA ligase — translated: MTKDYKPTLNLPETDFPMRGNLPNREPKQVERWMQANLYRKVREAMAGRPKFILHDGPPYANGNIHIGHTVNKVLKDMIVKSKGFCGFDAPYVPGWDCHGLPIELNVEKKKGKVGQKIGATEFRQACRDYAQKQVDAQMEGFKRLGVVADWEHPYLTKDYRFEANEIRALAKIVENGHLIKGTKPVYWSVGGHSALAEAEVEYEDKRSHAIDVRFKVLDEAAFFERCHHVEAQLGEGPLSVVIWTTTPWTLPANQAVSINPELEYAVVQVDGENGPERLFLAEALLKDSMDKWGFENYRVIAYGRGDQFELIRLQHPFYDRIVPLILGDHVTTDAGTGCVHTAPGHGQEDYAVGLKYDLEVDCPVDGRGNYVAGTPLFEGENVLKADDHVIEVLQEHQALVHHEAIVHSYPHCWRTKTPLIFRATPQWFISMTEGNLRQQAMDAIQKVEWVPDWGKARIEGMVDGRPDWCISRQRFWGVPIPIFIHKATGTMHPNTVEMMEKVAQMVEEKSIDAWYDLEPEELLGAEADDYEKVTDILDVWFDSGISHFAVLEQRDELTTPADLYLEGSDQHRGWFQSSLLTSLAIRGEAPYKQVLTHGFTVDKDGKKMSKSKGNVVAPQDIANKFGADILRLWIAAADYRYEMTVSDEIIQRTADAYRRIRNTSRFLLANINGFDPKTDAVPYDEMLPLDQWAVGQAAQIQQEVEAAYESYHFHTIYQAVTHFCSVELGAFYLDVIKDRQYTCKADSLPRRSAQTALYHIVEALTRWIAPILSFTAEEIWQSLPGDRSDTIFTEQWYNGLTALDETQPMNSAYWARMMEVRSAVAKQLEQLRNDGVVKGSLTAEVTLYADGDLFEQIQALQDELRFVLITSYATVKPVSEKTDTAVTTDVDGLWVDVGAADKPKCGRCWHHREDVGSHSEDEDLCQRCIDNVYGEGEQRQFA
- the lspA gene encoding signal peptidase II codes for the protein MTHSTSLSQTALKTLWLAVVLLVLDQLTKYWANTGLILGEPVAILPHLNFTLVYNYGAAFSFLADMGGWQRWLFTGLALGVSGALLFWLSKLPKVWSAETVGINLILSGAIGNVIDRILFGRVTDFVDFYIGSWHYATFNVADMAINIGAGLLILSEFWLKPRREKRAVQRDES
- a CDS encoding lytic murein transglycosylase; amino-acid sequence: MTFITRLFFTVCISFLLAQSPAMAYDPPPQSEADFQAWLKGFKKQARQDGISQQTLNKAFKNVHLNERVLELDRRQPEFTRTFWQYFNRAVTDWRIETGQKLYEKYKPQLQEVTREYGVPGRFLIAFWGMETNFGGYTGNTPIIESLATLSYDPRRSEFFQKELMAALRIIDQGHIDPAQMKGSWAGAMGQCQFMPSNYLRYAVDADNSGKRDLWNSLPDVFFSMGNFLNELGWQREENWGREVTLPENFDLALADGRTKRSLDDWRQLGLKLADGRPLPEADMKAALLLPYDYRGPAFLVFDNFDVIKRWNRSDSYALAVGHLADRIVGRPPLSKTAPKDDKSLTRDQIKELQERLALAGEDIGKIDGIAGSKTRSALRAFQLQNGLPADGYPSYRMLKILQKTVR
- the rlmKL gene encoding bifunctional 23S rRNA (guanine(2069)-N(7))-methyltransferase RlmK/23S rRNA (guanine(2445)-N(2))-methyltransferase RlmL; translation: MCRFFATSPPGLNELLREELTGFGAENIKIQPTGATFEGPLDVGYRTCLWSRLANRVYYVLLETEVPNQEALSGLVASIDWVQHVAQDGTFAVSFTGKGLGIEHSHYGALKIKDGIVDYFRERYQTRPSVDATTPDIRVHGHVNRNHLTLSLDLTGYSLHQRGYREGTQVTAPLKENVAAAILMRANWPEIAKRGGSLYDPMCGSGTFLIEAAMMASDTAPGLAKSGEMLLNYWRGHDEVLWENLLEEAEQRETDGLRQLPMIYGSDISHKSLDIAREAIQAAGYDDVIEIKQMSVEQGRKWGDWPTGLIVTNPPYGERLSDEESVKQIYMQLGEYLKLEFKDWKAAVLTCNTELGMYLGIKAKRSHDFYNGAMACRLFRFDLDESLFRQPALQVKSDLVSQVRRLQPELAESDNARMVANRIHKNMKGLKSWVKQQDIRAYRVYDADIPEYALAIDLYDTLESGLWVVVAEYAPPKTVNPTKAKRRLYEALSVLPEVFDVAAERIVFKVRSQQKGQDQYEKMDEQKAFFTVLENQTKIRVNFTDYLDTGLFLDHRDVRREVAKLASGKRLLNLFCYTASATAEAVKAGCKGSLSLDMSKTYLYWAKHNFMCNDIDERQHRLQQENVLEWLDKETDGSSKTPSETFDVIFLDPPSFSTSKRMEGTLDIQRDHVDLIRKTLTLLAPGGHLVFSNNLRKFKLDQAAFADDWAIENITQRTLPKDFARNPKIHQAWVFSAK
- the hemN gene encoding oxygen-independent coproporphyrinogen III oxidase; translated protein: MEQSIRFDEDLIKRYNQSGPRYTSYPTAVQFDESFGIPEYQAAAERSNASDRNLSLYFHIPFCDTVCFFCACNKVWTRDRSKTTPYLDRLYREIEMQSKLFDPSRKVDQLHWGGGTPTFINMDEMRELMTVTRQHFNLHDDDSGEYSIEIDPREANKESVKLLRDLGFNRMSLGVQDFDPKVQKAVNRIQTEAQTFEVLEGAREAGFMSVNVDLIYGLPHQTEAGFMATLDKVLAVEPDRFSVFNYAHMPSMFPTQKKMNEADMPSPDEKLAILHATTNRLLEAGYVYIGMDHFAKPDDELAVAQRNETLYRNFQGYSTHAECDLVGMGATSISLINNTYAQNYKSLNDYYAAIDAGLLAVFRGVTLTEDDELRRDVITRLISHFHLNFAKVEQQWGIVFNEYFEQALPRLAPMVEDGLIELTETDLYVTAAGRLLIRNICMVFDAYLKPGTQNRFSKVI